From Spirosoma aerolatum, one genomic window encodes:
- a CDS encoding McrB family protein produces MTADSQQQALIDRIRDIGHAEAIRRFFGLLKDLIDMVNLPNGDARLAFVVKPDKASITANINFFQALRIQKPRRGEVEYHLTIKKSCQDRLKNLEELGFEPLTEKSDYLAVIIGQSTAHLLYNPTLRTCWEDCLLELVESTKRGPHLARHNADVYQAAEDEAFLSDMIRLADDPSLGERLTNGQLLEEPEATYEPEPSLPNQPHNLILFGPPGTGKTFALQPYLTDKNASLITFHPSYSYEEFVEGIRPEVVNGQISYKIRRGIFHRACLTAIQQAGYGTLADCLNDSAENRSKKLKRAPAHYLLIDEVNRANVASVFGDLITLLESDKRLGADHELWLTLPYSQERFGVPINLFVIGTMNTTDRSIALLDIALRRRFSFREMQPDPSLLPTVDGVDLAQLLRTINERIDYLLDRDHQLGHAYLITIETFADLCQTFRDRIIPLLQEYFFNDWAKIQLVLGDNIAWGKDPDHRLVRTKKKYTANTASKLFGELPDSMDEVVTYEINPNLQQGNYDQVPVDAFIRIYQKL; encoded by the coding sequence GTGACCGCCGACTCCCAGCAGCAAGCCCTTATTGATCGTATTCGCGACATTGGCCATGCCGAAGCCATCCGTCGGTTTTTCGGTTTGCTCAAGGACCTGATCGATATGGTCAACCTGCCCAATGGCGATGCCCGGCTGGCGTTTGTCGTAAAACCCGATAAAGCGTCTATCACGGCTAACATCAACTTTTTTCAGGCTTTACGAATTCAGAAACCCCGTCGAGGAGAGGTTGAGTATCACCTGACAATCAAGAAATCGTGTCAGGACCGGCTTAAGAATCTGGAAGAACTAGGCTTTGAGCCTTTGACCGAAAAGTCCGATTACCTGGCGGTGATCATTGGGCAATCAACGGCTCATCTGCTGTATAACCCTACGTTGCGTACCTGCTGGGAAGACTGTCTGCTGGAACTGGTCGAAAGTACCAAACGAGGCCCTCACCTGGCCCGGCATAATGCCGATGTGTACCAAGCAGCCGAAGACGAAGCGTTCCTGAGCGACATGATTCGGCTGGCTGATGACCCTAGTTTGGGGGAGCGGCTGACCAATGGACAGTTGCTCGAAGAGCCGGAAGCGACGTATGAGCCGGAGCCATCACTACCCAATCAGCCGCACAACCTCATCTTGTTTGGCCCGCCGGGTACAGGTAAAACGTTTGCTCTACAACCCTACCTGACCGATAAAAATGCAAGTCTGATTACCTTTCATCCGTCGTATAGCTACGAAGAGTTTGTGGAGGGAATCCGGCCGGAGGTTGTCAATGGGCAGATCAGTTACAAAATTCGACGGGGTATTTTTCACCGGGCTTGTCTGACGGCTATTCAGCAGGCAGGTTATGGAACCCTGGCCGACTGCCTGAATGATTCAGCTGAAAACCGAAGCAAAAAACTAAAACGGGCACCGGCACATTACCTGCTCATCGACGAGGTCAACCGGGCCAATGTTGCCAGTGTATTTGGTGATCTGATCACGCTGCTCGAATCGGACAAACGGCTGGGGGCTGACCATGAACTCTGGCTAACCCTCCCCTACTCCCAGGAACGCTTTGGTGTGCCCATCAACCTGTTTGTGATCGGAACCATGAACACCACCGACCGATCCATTGCACTGCTCGACATTGCGCTCCGTCGGCGGTTTTCGTTTCGGGAAATGCAGCCCGACCCATCCCTTCTGCCGACGGTCGATGGTGTCGATTTAGCGCAGTTGCTTCGGACCATAAATGAGCGTATCGACTATTTACTCGACCGCGATCATCAGCTTGGCCATGCGTATCTAATTACTATTGAAACCTTTGCCGATCTTTGCCAGACATTTCGCGACCGGATCATCCCGTTGTTGCAGGAATATTTTTTCAACGACTGGGCCAAAATCCAACTGGTTCTAGGCGACAATATCGCCTGGGGCAAAGACCCCGATCATCGGCTCGTTCGAACCAAAAAGAAATATACGGCCAATACTGCCAGTAAGTTATTTGGCGAACTGCCCGATTCAATGGATGAAGTAGTGACCTATGAGATCAACCCAAATCTTCAGCAAGGCAACTACGATCAAGTGCCTGTTGATGCGTTTATCAGGATCTATCAAAAACTATAA
- a CDS encoding galactitol-1-phosphate 5-dehydrogenase → MKALVLTQYNQFDLQDLPKPGIRPNDVLVRVQAVGICGSDVHGMDGSSGRRIPPIVMGHEASGIIAEVGADVRDWSVGDRVTFDSTVYALDDWYSRRGHYNLSDGREVVGVSTPDFKRQGAFAEYVSVPQHILYAVPDNVTFTQAALVEPVAVALHALSLTPIQVNDSAVVVGAGMIGLFIIQALKLAGCTTIIAIDLDDDRLALAQTLGATHAINARSGEVAQQVQALTHGRGADVSFEVVGAGPTVKTAIECVRKGATVTLVGNLAPTVEIPLQAVVTRQLRLQGSCAINGEYEAALALISSGKINVEAILSAEVPLEEGADWFKRLYAKEKGLIKVVLKP, encoded by the coding sequence ATGAAAGCACTCGTTCTTACCCAATACAATCAATTCGATTTGCAGGATCTGCCGAAGCCAGGTATTCGGCCTAATGACGTTCTGGTTCGCGTACAGGCTGTAGGTATTTGCGGTTCTGATGTTCACGGCATGGATGGCAGCAGTGGTCGACGCATTCCGCCCATTGTAATGGGACACGAAGCCAGTGGCATCATTGCCGAGGTGGGTGCCGATGTACGCGACTGGTCGGTAGGAGACCGGGTGACCTTCGATTCGACTGTGTATGCACTCGACGACTGGTACAGCCGCCGGGGGCATTATAACCTCAGCGATGGCCGGGAAGTTGTGGGTGTATCGACACCGGATTTCAAACGACAGGGAGCTTTTGCGGAGTACGTCTCGGTTCCTCAGCATATTCTGTACGCCGTTCCCGACAATGTTACGTTTACGCAGGCGGCACTGGTCGAGCCGGTAGCCGTAGCCCTCCACGCACTCAGCCTGACACCGATCCAGGTTAATGACTCCGCCGTAGTGGTTGGCGCAGGGATGATTGGGCTATTTATTATTCAGGCGTTGAAACTGGCTGGCTGTACGACCATCATAGCCATCGACCTAGACGATGACCGACTGGCCTTAGCGCAAACCTTGGGTGCCACACACGCCATCAATGCACGGAGTGGTGAGGTAGCCCAACAGGTGCAGGCACTTACGCATGGGCGCGGAGCCGATGTCTCGTTTGAGGTTGTTGGCGCTGGCCCGACGGTTAAAACCGCTATTGAGTGCGTTCGAAAAGGAGCTACCGTAACCCTTGTCGGGAATCTGGCGCCAACGGTGGAAATTCCGCTGCAAGCTGTTGTGACACGTCAGTTACGGTTGCAAGGTTCTTGCGCCATCAATGGAGAATACGAAGCGGCTTTGGCACTGATCTCGTCGGGTAAAATAAATGTCGAAGCCATCCTGAGTGCCGAAGTACCACTCGAAGAAGGAGCCGACTGGTTCAAGCGGTTATACGCGAAAGAAAAGGGACTGATTAAGGTGGTATTGAAACCGTAA
- a CDS encoding DUF4932 domain-containing protein, whose protein sequence is MKLFVGKLVNPFLLTLFAVITAVGQSSQEPTIRTQRNSMFMYMDKERGNFNGINDLPKEFSYDFGTETESTPLTLVSEQDSVVLLLRHGVQTNFQIIRQAKGDTIQCHFSSHPFVKAAVFTDAYKKANQGKTIIDVPEVYELINVVFALTEYGKTEAIYKGTDYYSAVMTQFTPYKTNRAVQVIDSLLRASGDYYHNLKMDSYAFQFQGDKIVNGGIYDRVSWGEQNTLSPYIPLLAQFAKESKFRVFYQKNQPYYNSLIADFRQNVDVAYMKTWLEKQFPTTHYSAVKVLFSPLVGWNQSANNFSDNGFTEAQAHVDFPFVSATQKSQPPAITKGQRMKIIFTELNHSYLNPEAEKYTPQIGAAFKDLSKWITKDKPSAGYNNTLSCFEEYMNYALVSLLYADLFDAKSFDTLNAGVEKGMVVNRGFQRFKEFNEELLRLYRTRKPGQTVADLYPAIISWAAAQP, encoded by the coding sequence ATGAAATTATTCGTCGGCAAGCTTGTTAATCCTTTTCTGCTTACACTATTTGCAGTAATTACGGCTGTGGGTCAATCCAGCCAGGAGCCAACCATACGAACGCAACGCAATTCCATGTTTATGTACATGGATAAGGAACGAGGTAATTTCAATGGAATTAATGATCTCCCTAAAGAGTTTTCGTATGATTTTGGAACTGAAACCGAAAGCACGCCCTTGACCCTCGTTTCGGAGCAGGATTCAGTTGTGTTGCTGCTGCGTCATGGAGTTCAAACCAATTTCCAGATCATTCGACAGGCAAAAGGTGATACGATTCAGTGTCATTTTTCCAGTCACCCGTTTGTAAAAGCGGCTGTTTTTACGGACGCCTATAAAAAGGCCAATCAGGGCAAAACGATTATTGATGTCCCCGAAGTCTATGAACTGATCAATGTAGTGTTTGCCCTGACCGAATACGGCAAAACTGAGGCTATCTATAAGGGGACAGATTACTATTCGGCCGTGATGACACAGTTTACGCCCTACAAAACCAACCGGGCGGTGCAGGTGATCGACTCCCTGTTACGGGCTTCGGGCGATTATTACCATAATCTGAAAATGGACAGCTACGCCTTTCAGTTTCAGGGCGATAAGATTGTGAACGGTGGGATCTATGATCGGGTCAGCTGGGGTGAGCAAAATACGTTGTCGCCCTATATTCCATTACTGGCGCAATTTGCCAAAGAATCGAAATTCAGGGTATTCTACCAAAAAAATCAGCCCTATTACAACAGCCTGATTGCCGATTTTCGCCAGAACGTCGATGTGGCTTACATGAAAACCTGGCTGGAAAAACAATTTCCAACAACACATTATTCGGCCGTTAAAGTGCTGTTCTCTCCGCTGGTCGGCTGGAATCAATCGGCTAACAATTTCAGCGACAACGGCTTTACCGAAGCGCAGGCCCATGTCGATTTTCCCTTTGTAAGTGCTACCCAGAAAAGTCAGCCACCAGCCATTACGAAAGGACAACGAATGAAAATCATATTTACCGAGCTGAATCACAGCTACCTAAATCCAGAGGCCGAAAAATACACGCCCCAAATCGGAGCCGCTTTTAAAGATCTATCGAAATGGATTACGAAAGACAAGCCATCGGCGGGTTACAACAATACACTTTCATGCTTTGAAGAGTATATGAATTATGCCCTCGTATCGCTTTTATATGCTGATCTGTTCGATGCTAAAAGTTTCGATACGCTCAATGCGGGTGTCGAAAAAGGAATGGTTGTAAACCGGGGCTTCCAGCGTTTTAAAGAATTTAATGAGGAATTGCTGCGGCTCTATCGAACAAGAAAACCGGGTCAAACCGTTGCCGATCTGTACCCGGCTATTATTTCCTGGGCAGCCGCTCAGCCGTAG
- a CDS encoding Gfo/Idh/MocA family protein yields the protein MPNPLRIAIIGPGKVAHLHAKATLQTPDTQLVAVYGRTYQKAEDFANQYGIRAYSDIYDMVDRENVDLCLVCTTHPSHREVTVAALNAGSHVLVEKPLASTLEDCDAMIEAANQNNRYLGTISQRRFYAPSMRIREAIDTGKIGKPVLGTIQMLGWRSEEYYKSDAWRGTWADEGGGVLVNQSPHQLDLLLWYMGDIDEVYGVWRNLNHPYIEVDDTALAIVKFKNGGLGNIIVSNSQKPGIFGKVHVHGENGASVGVQTDGGALFIAGMSSITDPPVNDLWTVPGEESKLAEFVAEDTAFFNTIDATVYYFGIQIAEFRDAIRAGRPPMVTGEDGRKVVALFQAIYESTRTGLPVKF from the coding sequence ATGCCAAATCCTCTTCGTATTGCCATTATTGGCCCTGGTAAAGTAGCGCATCTTCATGCGAAAGCGACTTTGCAAACCCCCGATACCCAACTCGTAGCCGTTTACGGACGTACCTACCAAAAAGCCGAAGATTTTGCCAACCAATACGGCATTCGAGCGTACAGCGACATTTACGATATGGTCGACCGGGAGAACGTCGATCTCTGTCTGGTCTGCACCACACACCCCTCGCACCGGGAGGTTACGGTAGCCGCGCTGAATGCTGGCTCGCATGTGTTGGTTGAAAAGCCATTGGCCTCTACCCTGGAAGACTGTGACGCAATGATCGAAGCCGCCAACCAGAACAATCGCTACCTCGGCACCATTAGCCAGCGTCGCTTCTATGCACCTTCTATGCGGATTCGGGAAGCGATCGATACAGGAAAGATTGGCAAACCAGTACTAGGAACAATTCAGATGCTTGGCTGGCGGAGCGAAGAATACTACAAAAGCGATGCCTGGCGGGGCACCTGGGCCGACGAAGGCGGTGGTGTGCTGGTTAATCAGTCGCCCCACCAGTTAGACCTGCTGCTATGGTATATGGGTGATATTGACGAAGTGTATGGCGTATGGCGTAACCTGAACCACCCCTATATCGAAGTGGACGATACAGCCCTAGCCATCGTTAAATTCAAAAATGGGGGCCTGGGCAACATCATCGTCAGTAACAGCCAGAAACCGGGCATTTTCGGAAAAGTACACGTGCATGGCGAAAATGGGGCATCAGTGGGTGTTCAGACGGATGGCGGAGCGTTATTTATCGCGGGCATGTCGAGCATTACTGATCCACCCGTAAACGACCTCTGGACCGTACCCGGTGAAGAATCTAAACTCGCTGAATTCGTAGCCGAAGACACGGCCTTTTTCAATACCATCGATGCCACGGTCTATTATTTTGGTATTCAGATCGCCGAATTCCGGGATGCCATCCGGGCGGGTCGCCCACCAATGGTGACGGGTGAAGATGGTCGTAAAGTGGTGGCTCTGTTCCAGGCCATTTACGAATCGACCCGAACTGGGCTTCCGGTGAAATTTTAG
- a CDS encoding SusC/RagA family TonB-linked outer membrane protein — translation MTNRYVLVSRSTHSLWLFCLTLLLCTTALAQSTRYTLKGRVTDPEKLPLPGATVVIVGTTVGTTTDAEGNYSLPVTLKPGPITVAFTIIGYETLRKDITLGNATELTLDAEMVAAPTNLDEVVVTGSTLSAPKRELGNAISTIKATDLQQSGSGNLINSLQGKMPGAQITQNSGDPAGGISIRLRGIKSLVGSSDPLYVVDGVIVSNASTNVSQLALANDVGNANVGQNRLSDINPDDIATINVINGAAAAAQYGSRAANGVVIITTKRGQTGKPTVTFTTSFNVNELRKSVPVNTYGKQFGFAALRLYPIGVISAAQIAANPGTTTTNIYREGTLSPLATNLVDVQRYNYFDQIFQKGTGTDNTISVAGGRDNTQYYVSFGYLKNQGIIKQTDFTRYNLRARVDQRLTNWAKVSVGLSYINSLSNEKANGNVFYSPINSVNITNNIYDITQRDAAGNLQAVEPTRVNPLSTIEDMKFSQSVSRTINSLQLNLTPLKGLSVDYIVGVDAYSQFGKNYIRPYPYQAVAGLPAARYPNGFAATATNQVVQFNNDLNAQYERQFSEDFKINAAIGYSYQYFQADYSINSGQNLSPFIETVSGASASYSVKYDLDRYSLSGMFAQATFGYRNLAFITGAVRRDQSSKFSPTQTNQYYPKVSGSFILSDLDFWKNLSFSNAFNSLKLRASYGEAGNLSGIGSYARFYQFSPVSYLGKNTVVPGTQLANPDVQPERMGELEGGIDLAFLNGRIGLGVTAYHQKISNLVVNRTLAPTTGGTSIVNNVGSMENKGFEIVLDATPIKTKDFTWDFTVIYNHNRNKVLDLGGLPIISPDASSASGTPVYLMVGQPVGVFYGTAYARNPDGSLFLSPSGFPQSERAASQDNGAINYVPATRGSDGAIDPTKPTANIIIGNPNPKWTGSFNTNFSYKKLSLHVLLDAVQGVDVFNADKRTRQGVGLGDYAEQELRGTLKRGYIFGIYNTQEFRVDPGSYVKLREVALSYTLPTLVKGLSRLNIGLVGRNLYSWDKYTGFDPETNAGGNNDLLRGIDFGNVPIPRTYQLKLSATF, via the coding sequence ATGACAAACAGGTACGTACTGGTTAGCAGATCGACCCATTCACTATGGCTCTTCTGTCTGACCTTATTGCTTTGTACGACAGCTTTGGCACAAAGCACGCGCTATACGCTGAAGGGCCGCGTTACCGACCCTGAGAAACTGCCTCTTCCGGGAGCGACCGTTGTGATCGTTGGGACAACCGTTGGAACAACCACCGATGCCGAAGGAAATTACTCCCTGCCCGTAACCCTTAAACCTGGCCCTATTACTGTTGCGTTCACAATTATCGGGTATGAAACCCTGCGTAAGGACATTACCCTTGGAAATGCCACGGAACTGACCTTAGATGCGGAAATGGTGGCCGCTCCTACCAATCTGGATGAGGTTGTTGTTACGGGCTCAACGCTATCAGCGCCCAAGCGTGAACTGGGTAATGCGATCAGTACTATTAAGGCAACTGACTTGCAACAGTCGGGGTCGGGTAATCTGATCAATTCATTGCAGGGTAAAATGCCGGGTGCGCAGATCACGCAAAACTCGGGCGATCCGGCAGGTGGTATCAGCATTCGCCTACGCGGGATAAAGTCGCTGGTTGGGTCATCCGATCCGTTGTACGTCGTCGATGGAGTCATTGTGAGCAATGCCAGTACAAACGTTTCGCAACTGGCGCTGGCAAATGACGTAGGTAATGCCAACGTTGGGCAGAACCGCCTGTCTGACATTAACCCCGACGATATTGCTACGATCAACGTAATCAACGGGGCGGCAGCGGCTGCTCAATATGGTTCGCGGGCGGCCAATGGCGTTGTTATTATCACGACCAAGCGTGGGCAAACCGGCAAACCGACCGTGACCTTTACGACTTCATTTAACGTCAACGAATTGCGTAAGAGTGTGCCCGTGAATACGTATGGCAAGCAATTTGGGTTTGCTGCGCTCCGGCTTTATCCAATTGGTGTCATTTCTGCTGCTCAGATCGCTGCCAATCCGGGGACTACTACCACCAACATCTATCGCGAAGGAACGCTGTCGCCCCTAGCTACGAATCTGGTCGATGTACAGCGGTATAATTATTTCGATCAGATTTTCCAGAAAGGGACAGGTACCGACAATACTATTTCCGTTGCCGGTGGGCGTGATAACACGCAGTACTATGTCTCGTTTGGTTATCTGAAAAATCAGGGTATTATCAAACAAACGGATTTTACTCGGTATAACCTTCGCGCCCGCGTTGATCAGCGACTGACCAACTGGGCTAAAGTATCAGTGGGCTTGAGCTACATCAATAGCCTGTCGAACGAGAAAGCCAACGGCAACGTGTTTTACAGCCCGATCAACTCGGTCAATATCACGAACAACATCTACGACATTACCCAGCGGGATGCGGCCGGTAACCTACAAGCTGTTGAGCCAACCCGTGTGAACCCCCTGTCGACGATTGAGGACATGAAGTTTTCGCAGTCGGTCAGCCGGACTATCAACAGTCTGCAACTGAACCTGACACCCCTCAAAGGCTTAAGTGTCGATTACATTGTAGGGGTCGATGCCTATTCACAGTTCGGTAAAAACTACATCCGTCCGTATCCTTATCAGGCGGTTGCAGGCTTGCCAGCGGCCCGTTACCCGAATGGGTTTGCGGCTACGGCTACCAATCAGGTTGTCCAGTTCAATAATGACCTGAATGCGCAGTATGAGCGCCAGTTCAGTGAGGATTTTAAAATCAACGCGGCAATCGGGTATAGCTATCAGTATTTTCAGGCCGATTACTCGATCAATAGCGGGCAGAACCTGTCGCCATTTATTGAAACGGTCAGCGGAGCCAGTGCCTCCTATTCAGTTAAGTATGATCTGGATCGGTACAGCCTGAGTGGGATGTTTGCCCAGGCAACATTTGGGTATCGTAACCTGGCCTTTATTACGGGTGCCGTTCGACGCGATCAGTCCTCAAAATTCTCGCCAACCCAAACGAACCAATATTATCCCAAAGTCAGTGGCTCGTTCATTCTATCGGATCTGGATTTCTGGAAGAATCTGTCGTTCAGTAATGCCTTCAATAGCCTGAAATTACGGGCTAGTTATGGCGAAGCGGGTAACCTGTCGGGTATTGGCTCGTATGCTCGTTTCTATCAGTTTAGTCCGGTAAGTTACCTTGGTAAAAACACGGTCGTTCCAGGTACGCAATTGGCTAACCCCGATGTACAGCCCGAGCGTATGGGTGAACTCGAAGGCGGTATCGATCTGGCATTCCTGAATGGTCGGATTGGCTTGGGGGTTACGGCTTACCATCAGAAAATCAGCAATCTGGTTGTTAACCGGACACTGGCGCCAACCACAGGCGGAACGAGCATCGTGAATAACGTAGGGTCGATGGAAAACAAAGGGTTTGAAATTGTGCTGGATGCTACACCGATTAAAACCAAAGATTTTACCTGGGATTTTACGGTCATCTACAACCACAACCGAAACAAAGTGCTTGACTTGGGTGGACTGCCAATCATTAGCCCCGATGCCTCCTCGGCTTCGGGTACGCCGGTTTATCTGATGGTCGGTCAGCCGGTTGGCGTTTTCTACGGTACTGCGTATGCCCGTAATCCAGATGGATCGCTATTTCTGTCGCCATCGGGTTTCCCTCAGTCGGAGCGGGCAGCTTCGCAGGATAACGGGGCCATCAATTATGTTCCAGCTACCCGTGGTAGCGACGGAGCAATTGATCCAACCAAACCAACGGCTAACATTATCATTGGTAACCCAAATCCTAAATGGACTGGCTCGTTCAACACAAATTTTTCCTACAAGAAGTTGAGCTTGCATGTGCTGCTGGATGCTGTTCAGGGCGTCGATGTGTTTAATGCTGACAAACGTACACGGCAGGGAGTTGGCCTGGGCGATTATGCTGAGCAGGAGCTGCGCGGAACCCTAAAACGTGGCTATATTTTCGGTATTTACAATACGCAGGAGTTCCGGGTTGATCCAGGGTCTTATGTTAAGCTTCGTGAGGTAGCCCTGAGCTATACGCTACCAACGCTGGTAAAAGGTCTTAGCCGACTGAACATCGGTCTGGTGGGCCGCAACCTCTATTCATGGGATAAGTACACAGGTTTCGATCCTGAAACAAACGCCGGGGGAAACAACGACCTGTTGCGCGGAATCGACTTCGGGAACGTCCCCATTCCACGCACCTACCAACTTAAACTGTCAGCCACATTCTAA
- a CDS encoding S9 family peptidase, producing MNNRNRLGLLLLAASLLAHLSLQQAVAQSRQRYSNLQQALFSGGQLTGSPGPRSVNWIEGGSKFSFIDGQNTIKTFSPKDQKEEVIFDGAQLKFPNSDRPFEYGSFQWSKDSKNILFQSNFRPIYRRSGISDYYVYSVADKSLKLVAKDAQTAELSPDGQKIGYERGGNLFVFDFATQQETQLTNDAKPALYNGRFGWVYEEEFGLAQAWEWSPDSKFIAFWQSDERQVPMYRLTDYKGFDEKYDSLPYPRVGDTNPIVRIGVIEIANKAKQWMKVDLGDGYIPRIYWTSLEGQLALMHLNRKQNHLRLYMANARTGDSRQIMEETSSTWVDIFDFFAGINHLMYFPAGVQEFYWVSDRDGYAHLYRYNYSGKLLNAVTSGKWEVTYVHHIDPKTKKVYFTSTEASPLERQLFVADVDGKNKRRLTSVAGRHAVNFSPNGQYFIDKYSNVNTPTQVELRDTKGQLIKALETNKRVWDYIASHDYAHKELANFTTSDGQPIDISIIKPIDFDPSHKYPVVLDIYGGPGAQSVYNEFATTGWHQWLAQTGYVVVSVNNRGSGGYGRDFEKIVYEKLGKYESLDFAETAAYLAKLPWIDASRMAIRGHSYGGYMSSYTMLTHPGVFKVSIVGAPVTDWRLYDSIYTERYMGLLPENEEKYKASAVTTYAKNLAGKMFIAHSTMDENVHVRNTFQLMNALEDAGKDADLRIYPPGAHGVAYSANTQLLLYQQYTAYLENYLKNTPVN from the coding sequence ATGAACAACCGTAATCGACTCGGGCTGCTTTTGCTGGCTGCTAGCTTATTGGCTCATTTGAGCCTACAACAGGCAGTTGCACAGTCCCGACAGCGCTATTCCAATCTTCAACAAGCCCTGTTTTCGGGTGGCCAACTGACCGGATCGCCCGGCCCCCGCTCCGTAAACTGGATTGAAGGCGGTAGCAAGTTTTCGTTCATCGATGGCCAAAACACCATCAAGACCTTTTCGCCCAAAGACCAGAAAGAAGAGGTGATCTTCGATGGTGCGCAACTGAAATTCCCCAATTCTGACCGCCCATTTGAATATGGCTCGTTCCAGTGGTCGAAAGACTCAAAGAACATCCTATTTCAGAGCAATTTCCGGCCCATCTATCGGCGCTCGGGCATTTCCGACTACTATGTGTACTCGGTAGCCGACAAAAGCCTGAAACTGGTGGCCAAAGACGCACAAACGGCCGAACTGTCGCCCGATGGCCAGAAAATCGGCTACGAACGGGGAGGAAATCTGTTTGTATTCGATTTTGCCACCCAACAGGAAACCCAACTCACCAACGATGCCAAACCCGCTTTGTACAACGGTCGTTTTGGCTGGGTTTATGAAGAAGAATTTGGGCTGGCCCAGGCTTGGGAATGGTCGCCCGATAGCAAGTTCATTGCGTTCTGGCAGTCGGACGAACGACAGGTTCCAATGTATCGCCTGACGGATTATAAAGGCTTTGATGAAAAATATGACTCGCTCCCCTACCCCCGCGTGGGCGATACCAACCCGATTGTCCGCATCGGGGTCATTGAGATTGCCAATAAAGCCAAACAGTGGATGAAGGTCGATCTGGGTGATGGCTATATTCCACGTATTTACTGGACTTCGCTCGAAGGGCAACTAGCACTGATGCACCTGAACCGCAAGCAGAATCACCTGCGGTTGTATATGGCCAATGCTCGCACGGGTGATTCTCGCCAGATCATGGAAGAAACCTCCAGCACCTGGGTCGACATCTTCGATTTTTTCGCGGGTATCAATCACCTGATGTATTTTCCGGCAGGTGTTCAGGAGTTCTATTGGGTTTCGGATCGGGATGGCTATGCACATCTGTACCGCTACAATTATTCGGGTAAACTGCTCAATGCCGTCACAAGTGGCAAATGGGAGGTGACGTATGTGCATCACATCGACCCCAAAACAAAGAAGGTTTATTTCACGTCGACAGAAGCATCTCCCCTGGAACGTCAGTTATTTGTAGCCGATGTGGATGGCAAAAACAAACGACGGCTGACCAGCGTAGCCGGACGACATGCGGTAAATTTTTCACCGAACGGCCAGTATTTCATTGACAAATACTCCAACGTTAACACGCCTACGCAGGTTGAACTTCGCGATACCAAAGGCCAGCTTATCAAAGCGCTGGAAACCAATAAACGGGTTTGGGATTACATAGCCAGCCACGATTACGCCCATAAAGAACTGGCAAATTTTACTACCTCCGACGGCCAGCCTATCGACATTTCAATCATCAAGCCCATCGATTTCGACCCTAGTCATAAATATCCGGTCGTGCTGGACATCTACGGTGGGCCGGGTGCTCAATCCGTGTACAACGAATTTGCCACAACGGGCTGGCACCAATGGCTGGCTCAAACAGGCTATGTTGTCGTTAGTGTGAATAACCGGGGCAGCGGAGGGTACGGACGCGATTTTGAGAAGATCGTTTATGAAAAACTAGGAAAGTACGAGAGCCTCGACTTTGCCGAGACGGCCGCCTATCTGGCTAAACTTCCCTGGATCGATGCCAGCCGGATGGCCATTCGCGGTCATAGCTACGGTGGCTATATGAGCAGCTATACGATGCTGACCCATCCGGGCGTATTCAAAGTCTCGATTGTGGGTGCCCCCGTAACGGACTGGCGGCTCTACGACTCAATTTACACCGAACGATACATGGGTTTATTGCCCGAAAATGAAGAGAAATATAAAGCCAGCGCAGTTACAACTTATGCGAAAAACCTGGCCGGAAAAATGTTCATTGCTCACTCTACAATGGACGAAAACGTACACGTTCGGAACACATTTCAATTAATGAATGCACTGGAAGATGCCGGTAAAGATGCAGATTTACGCATTTATCCGCCCGGTGCTCACGGCGTTGCGTATAGTGCGAATACTCAGCTACTACTCTATCAGCAATACACAGCCTACCTGGAGAACTACTTAAAAAATACACCTGTCAACTAA